TAGCTCACCATAGCGCATTTATTGACGTTGCTCTAATATGGCTTTCACCATGTAGGCTGCGGCAATCGTTCTGGCCTCGCTGACATCTTCACGTATTGATAAGTCATCGATATTATCTATTTTCCAAGACACCACCTCTAAAGGTTCAGGCTCATCCCCTTCTAAGGTAGCGGGATATAAATCTTCTGCTAATACCACATGGGTCTGATGCCCCATATAGCCCGGCGCCAAAGTCATGGATTTGATCAAGGTCAGCTCTTTTGCCGCATAGCCCACTTCTTCCTGAAGCTCACGATTAGCAGCTTCCAGAATCGGCTCATCATTTTCAATGCGTCCCTTGGGGAACATTAATTCATAACCTTCAACGCCGACACCGTATTCTCTCACCATTAAAAAACTATCACCCTGGACAGCCACCACCAAAACACCACCACGGCTGGAGCCTTTGAGACGTTCATAAACCACCGCTTCACCGTTGGAGAAGGTCAAATCAACTTGCTCAATACGAAACAATCGACTCTGGGCAACGACCTTACAGGCTGTTATTTCTGGTTTTTGTGACACAATAGCTTCCTAAAAACTGGGTGGTTTCCTAAATTTTTTAAGCCATAACGAGAGCATCCGCACGGCTGGAAACTTGCTATAATAGCAGTTTTCTTATACGTTTAGGACATTAGAGGTCGGTTAATCTTTCATTTACCCCCTAATTTACTTCTTTTTACCCCAATAAAGGCTGAATTTTGTTAAATTGGAATGATATAGACAGTGTATTTCTTGATATGGATGGCACTTTATTGGATCTGCATTTTGATAATCACTTCTGGCTAGAGCATGTCCCAATGCGCTATGCTGAAAAACACGGCATTTCCAAAGCCGAGTCACTGGCTATTTTGATACCGCTGTTTAAGTCGATTGAAGGCACTATCAACTGGTATTGCGTGGATCATTGGAGCAAGGAGTTGGACTTAGACATTGCCCTGCTCAAAGAGGAAGTAAAACACTTGATTCAAGTGCATCCATTTGTGGTGGAATTTTTAGAAAACTTAAAAAAATCCGGTAAGCGCCGGGTATTAGTGACCAATGCGCATCAGAAAAGTCTCGCTCTCAAAATGAAAAATACCCCTTTGGGCGGTTTGTTGGATCAGGTGATCAGCGCCCATCAACTGGGCATCCCCAAAGAAGAAATTCGTTTCTGGACACAACTGGAAAGTTTAGAAAGCTATGATCCACAGCGCACGCTATTGATTGATGACAACCTTCACGTCCTCCGCTCCGCCCAAAGCTATGGCATTAAGCATTTACTCGCCATCTACAAGCCCGATAGCCGCTCAGGATTAAAAGATGTTGAAAGTTTTCCCGCCATCCATTCCTTTGCAGAAATTTTGCCCGACTATTAAACTAGAATAATCAGTTAAAACTAAATGTGATTATTTCTCTCTGCAAAACTACCCAGGGCGATAAAAATACCGACCACCAAGGGTCCAAGATATATCATCCCCATTGAGGCCAGCAATTGTGTCAACATGGGCGTTAAATAAATCAAAACCGCACCATAGCCAAAGGTGCAAAGCAAAATAAAAATCACGGTGCGCAAGATAAAATGCCAGCCACCGATTTGACGCTTAATCATGCGATTTAGCCTGCCACCAAAAATCACTAACAAGGTCGCCATAATGGCCATAGAGATTTCACCCAACCACGGATATAACCATTGTGACAACTGAATAATTAGGTTTTTTATTTCATACATATTGGTTTTATTCTCATATTGCTTCGATGGCTTGATTTCAACCTAAAATAATCAGTTGAATCGTAGCGAGAGCGACTTAGGTGCTGAAGATTAAGGATTTTACAGGTTATTTTGGCTTTATTCGTAGTCACCCTACGGGTGAAGTCAAAATATTCTAGAAAATCCTTAAGATTAAGTGCATAAGGCGGTCGCAGTAGGTTCAACTGATTTTTTTAGGTTCAAGTATTATTATTGTACTTTTTCCATTTTCTTAAGCTTCTTGTCCCATTTTTTAAAACGCTTGCGACAATAAGCCAGCAATTCATCATGAGTCTTAAAATACAGGTCAAAACTCTCTTCAGCAGGCGAATCATATTCACAATAATCATTGGAATATTCCCGGCAAATATCAGGACGTTGATGATAAATGCCACACTCGCCATTGCTTTGTAATTGTTCACAAGGCGTGATAAACATCAGAAACCAACCATCTTCATCTTTATAGAATTCAACATTGGCATGAGAAACTTGCCATAGCATCAACTGAAAGTCGTCTTTTTTCTTCGGTGTATCAATTTGCTGGGTCACATACTGGCAACATTTAGTACCATGGCAATGACTGCATTTATTTTCTGCGGTAATTATAATTTCATTCATATAGGGCTTTTATTACTCTATTACTGACACATTGGTTTGCTATTCGTTTGCTATTCGTTTGCTATTCGTTTGCTAATAGTTTGCTAATAGTTTGCTAATAGTTTGCTAATAGTTTTCTTATGTTACACTAATGCTTATACCCTTGATACTTGGTAATGCAGCGAGGCATTTTGATTTATAGCCGATTGATTGTATAGGTACTACATGATTGAGGTTATAAATTACATTTCTTAACAAAGAGAACGAAGCCTGCATTTTCAAGTATTAGGGATATATCAATCTTTCATGGAAAAAAGATTTATATAAACGGATGATCCTATTAAATTTCTAATCAACTTACAATTAATAAATTATGAAACGATACGATTTTTCAACCGTTAGACAATCCAAAGATTTTTATTCCGCCGTTGTTCGTTTTAGTTTAGGGCTGTTTATCTCACTCTACGTCTGGCTGGGCATGTCTTCTGGTGAGTTTACCATCACCCATGAGCAGTACAATTTATTTTTTACTTTTTTCTTTAGCGTTACAATTGTCATTGGCCTGGATATTTTTCGCAATCCCGACTCCAATGTACGCCGCTA
This genomic window from sulfur-oxidizing endosymbiont of Gigantopelta aegis contains:
- the nudE gene encoding ADP compounds hydrolase NudE, with amino-acid sequence MSQKPEITACKVVAQSRLFRIEQVDLTFSNGEAVVYERLKGSSRGGVLVVAVQGDSFLMVREYGVGVEGYELMFPKGRIENDEPILEAANRELQEEVGYAAKELTLIKSMTLAPGYMGHQTHVVLAEDLYPATLEGDEPEPLEVVSWKIDNIDDLSIREDVSEARTIAAAYMVKAILEQRQ
- the yrfG gene encoding GMP/IMP nucleotidase, which produces MLNWNDIDSVFLDMDGTLLDLHFDNHFWLEHVPMRYAEKHGISKAESLAILIPLFKSIEGTINWYCVDHWSKELDLDIALLKEEVKHLIQVHPFVVEFLENLKKSGKRRVLVTNAHQKSLALKMKNTPLGGLLDQVISAHQLGIPKEEIRFWTQLESLESYDPQRTLLIDDNLHVLRSAQSYGIKHLLAIYKPDSRSGLKDVESFPAIHSFAEILPDY
- a CDS encoding DUF3392 domain-containing protein — protein: MYEIKNLIIQLSQWLYPWLGEISMAIMATLLVIFGGRLNRMIKRQIGGWHFILRTVIFILLCTFGYGAVLIYLTPMLTQLLASMGMIYLGPLVVGIFIALGSFAERNNHI
- a CDS encoding YkgJ family cysteine cluster protein, whose product is MNEIIITAENKCSHCHGTKCCQYVTQQIDTPKKKDDFQLMLWQVSHANVEFYKDEDGWFLMFITPCEQLQSNGECGIYHQRPDICREYSNDYCEYDSPAEESFDLYFKTHDELLAYCRKRFKKWDKKLKKMEKVQ